From Erinaceus europaeus chromosome 9, mEriEur2.1, whole genome shotgun sequence, one genomic window encodes:
- the LOC132540135 gene encoding PRAME family member 12-like, whose translation MSYNKPSSLLELAIQSLLRDENLTISSLRSLPAELFPRLFLEAYAHRCWKTLKALVQSWPFDRLPLGALVQDLFPENETLKAVLDGIDVLLQQKVLPSRCKLRVLDLQFTGQKFWNAWTGVHFPVFSQRRYLEAVGPSRNEKARCCLEVCVDLFLSGECGNKMFVYLLNWIKKRKGVHLCCRTVTIYSLSRKNVQLLNNISLCDVQELEVNCTWTISNLQTFGQLLGRMNNLRRLCLDINILDGIPSKQLENQDHPVTEFTSEFLQLLHLQELYLESASFLQGYLDQLLRNLHNQLEVFSVTNCTLTEEDVNHLFQSPHIYHLKDLCLRGVPLTSVSELLRALLEINAATLQHLDLGLCGLQDSQLEALLPALSNCSQLSSLSLHGNRLSMDTLEKLLCCTSGLQHLSLQLFPAPLETFSRHGVPQSGTFDLLCTQISKILQDLGYSRSIMVYFLPNLSPDSIPWGPNLGITVPPSVVILYRKES comes from the exons ATGAGCTACAACAAGCCATCCAGTCTCTTAGAACTGGCCATTCAGAGCCTTTTAAGGGATGAGAACTTGACCATCTCTTCCCTGAGGAGCCTGCCTGCAGAGCTCTTCCCACGTCTCTTTCTGGAAGCTTATGCTCACAGATGCTGGAAGACCCTGAAGGCTCTTGTCCAGAGCTGGCCCTTTGACAGACTGCCTCTGGgggccctggttcaagacctATTTCCTGAGAATGAAACTTTGAAAGCTGTCTTGGATGGAATTGATGTCCTGCTTCAGCAGAAAGTTCTTCCTAG CAGGTGTAAGCTGCGAGTGTTGGATTTACAGTTCACTGGACAGAAGTTTTGGAATGCATGGACTGGAGTCCACTTCCCAGTGTTCTCACAAAGGAGGTATCTAGAGGCTGTGGGACCTTCAAGGAACGAGAAGGCCAGGTGCTGCTTAGAAGTGTGTGTAGACCTCTTCCTCAGTGGTGAATGTGGAAATAAGATGTTCGTCTACCTACTGAACTGgatcaagaagagaaagggagtgcACCTTTGTTGTAGGACAGTGACAATATATTCACTGAGCAGGAAGAATGTCCAGCTTTTGAATAATATCTCATTGTGTGATGTCCAGGAGTTGGAAGTAAATTGCACCTGGACAATCTCAAACCTACAGACGTTTGGACAACTTCTGGGCAGGATGAATAACCTCAGGAGACTCTGTCTGGACATCAACATACTTGATGGAATCCCATCCAAGCAGCTGGAGAACCAGGATCATCCCGTCACCGAATTTACATCTGAGTTCCTCCAGCTACTTCATCTTCAAGAGCTATACTTGGAATCTGCCTccttcctccagggctatctgGATCAGCTGCTCAG gAATCTTCATAACCAGCTGGAAGTCTTCTCAGTCACTAACTGCACATTAACAGAAGAAGATGTGAATCATCTGTTCCAGAGCCCACACATCTATCATCTGAAGGATCTGTGTCTGAGGGGAGTCCCCCTGACTTCTGTCAGTGAGCTTCTAAGAGCTCTGCTGGAGATAAATGCAGCCACCCTCCAGCACCTGGACCTGGGTCTGTGTGGCCTCCAGGACTCCCagcttgaggccctgctccctgccctgagCAACTGCTCCCAGCTCAGCTCCCTCAGCCTGCATGGGAACCGCCTGTCCATGGACACCCTGGAGAAGCTGCTGTGCTGCACCTCGGGGCTGCAGCATTTATCTCTCCAGCTGTTTCCTGCCCCTCTGGAGACTTTCAGCCGCCATGGAGTTCCACAGTCTGGGACATTTGACTTGCTTTGTACTCAGATCTCAAAGATTCTCCAGGATCTTGGATACTCCAGGTCCATCATG gtctatttcctccctaacttaagTCCAGACTCCATCCCCTGGGGCCCTAATCTTGGAATCACTGTTCCACCATCAGTGGTCATCTTATACAGGAAGGAATCATAA